Proteins co-encoded in one Setaria viridis chromosome 9, Setaria_viridis_v4.0, whole genome shotgun sequence genomic window:
- the LOC117840530 gene encoding uncharacterized protein produces the protein MALTVFETSEQQQQLLPCQQAVEQAGDGGKAPAAAGGAEKAAVTLKETDRGGDDDGPERADIWNMIQAQKPTAAAAAPKQAQAPYVHPLVRRSSSLLTQKSLEICTESLGSETGSDGFSDADGSSTDRSCPGSDDEREEAVAPRAPPPRAFPPPLPSLARRKVESTMEMRQERQGGRLLVRVVPVPSSTLFRAQRRGGRLLLSFADTAAPAADESRGQVEPVQQADEHDAHEEEEDEDVEEDDDDEEVEVVDRGTVVEFKVSTQPQARSGSGPRVRRSSLVINKFVGAEPAATCEINAGAAPTAPQEHSPKHSRRSTGSTTTAVAALAAASVLSATAPPPCNGEDVVPGATCGENKLLMTAKRRSSKEELLNHMRRCNQLRGQLFFWEPRIATSS, from the coding sequence ATGGCACTGACAGTGTTCGAGACcagcgagcagcagcagcagctcctccCGTGCCAGCAGGCCGTCGAGCAGGCCGGCGATGGCGGGAAGGCGCCGGCTGCGGCTGGTGGCGCCGAGAAGGCCGCCGTGACGCTGAAGGAAAcagaccgcggcggcgacgacgacggcccgGAGAGGGCCGACATATGGAACATGATCCAGGCGCAGAAgccgaccgcggccgcggccgcgcccaaGCAGGCGCAGGCGCCGTACGTGCACCCGCTCGTGCGCCGCTCGTCGAGCCTGCTGACACAGAAGAGCCTGGAGATCTGCACCGAGAGCCTCGGCTCCGAGACGGGCTCCGACGGCTTCTCCGACGCGGACGGCTCCAGCACCGACCGCTCGTGCCCGGGCTCCGACGACGAgcgcgaggaggcggtggccccgcgcgcgccaccgcccagggcgttcccgccgccgctgccgtcgctgGCGCGGCGCAAGGTGGAGTCCACCATGGAGATGAGGCAGGAGCGCCAGGGCGGCCGCCTGCTCGTCAGGGTCGTCCCCGTGCCGTCGTCCACTCTGTTCCGCGCccagcgccgcggcgggcgcctGCTCCTGTCGTTCGCCGAcacggccgcccccgccgcggatGAGAGCCGTGGCCAGGTGGAGCCTGTGCAGCAGGCCGACGAGCACGACGcccacgaggaggaggaggacgaggacgtggaagaagacgacgacgacgaggaggtagAGGTCGTGGACAGGGGCACCGTCGTGGAGTTCAAGGTGAGCACGCAGCCGCAGGCGCGAAGCGGGAGTGGCCCGCGCGTGCGCCGCTCCTCGCTCGTCATCAACAAGTTCGTGGGCGCCGAGCCAGCGGCCACCTGCGAGAtcaacgccggcgccgcccccaccgcgccGCAGGAGCACTCGCCCAAGCACAGCAGGCGCTCCACCGGGTCCACCACCACGGCGGTCGCGGCGCTGGCCGCGGCCTCGGTCCTGAGtgccaccgccccgccgccgtgcaATGGTGAGGACGTCGTCCCCGGCGCCACGTGCGGCGAGAACAAGCTCCTGATGACGGCGAAGCGGCGCAGCAGCAAGGAGGAGCTGCTCAACCACATGCGCCGGTGCAACCAGCTCCGTGGGCAGCTCTTCTTCTGGGAGCCGCGCATCGCCACCTCCTCTTGA